The Sabethes cyaneus chromosome 3, idSabCyanKW18_F2, whole genome shotgun sequence DNA window ATAATAATTGGATGACTAGTTACCAATCCAGATACGTATAACGTAATTTCGAAAATCAGGCAGGGCTTAATACCGAAAACAGTGTTTTGCCAAATATCTGCCCCGAAAATTCCCGTGATGGCTAGTGTTAGGGAGACGCCCTAAGTAGCAGAATTTAATTAATCACACATGTCAGTTTACAGCGTAGCAATCATGTAGTATCACACTTACCCACATAACAAAGTCATATCCCCACGGCAAGAACATCACACCTGTAACATATTTTTCCGCATGTGAAAGATAAAAATTAAGATACGCATTGAGCATTACAAAATGCATCCTAATTGGTGGTAAATCTTTTAGTCCAAACAGACTGAACACGTACACAGGTATCAGCAGTGTAGAGTACGAGTCCAAGCCATGGTCGAAGAGTTCACCTAGCGGACCACTGGTTCCTGTCCGACGAGCTTGTTTCCCATCAATACCATCTGAAAAGATTTATCGTTAATCGAAATTTGAAAAGCAAATCATCGATACCAACCTAAGGTGTATGCTACGAAAAGATTTATCGCTGCCAGAATCCAAACCCAGTCCGGAATAGGGTTTCGTTCCAATGTGGCTGCCGTGAAACCGAAGTCATAATAGCCTATCAGGAAGAAGTTTACCACGGTCAGCAAGAACCCGGTAAAAGTAAGCAGGTTCGGTGCTATCCATCGGGGGCAATATTGAACCAGCCAGTTCCAAAATGGGTGCATCACATAGACACTGAGAACACTAGTGTCGACGCAGTTGTACTAAAATGGATGGAAATATTAGTCAGTTTTAGGAAATAAGTAGTACCGGTGGGTGGTAGGTGTATGAATGGAATGTAAACTACTGATGAATGTcgttaaatctatacctataaagaaggatttctgtctgtctgtctgtctgtctgtctgtctgtctgtccgtatgttccttatagaatcgaaaactactgaaccaatcggcatgaaaatatgcatgtagaggttttttggggccaggaaaggttttagtgatggttagaaacccctccccctactaagagggggggctcccatacaaatgaaacacaaatttctgcataactcaagcaaatagaacaaaatttggcatgtgggtgttttcggtgacaagaatttattctatggtaaattgagacccctcccctctttataagcggaattataactcctctcctctttaaaagggggggcttccatacaaatttcctcataactcgagaactaatcaagcaaatggaaccaaatttggcatatgaaggtttacgagggcaagaatattttctatagtaaattaggacccctccccactttaagaggggggctcctgtactaaagaaacacaattttcctcataactcaagaagtaattaagcaaatggaaccaaatttggcatgtgggtgtttttggagacaaaatatttttctatgatgaattgggacccctccccgttttaggagggggggatcctatacacatgaaatacaaatttcctcataactgaagaactaatcaagcaaatggaacaaaatttggcatgtgaaagttttcgagggcaagaatattttctatggtgaataaggacccctccccactttaagagggggggctcctatacaaacgaaatacaaatttcctcataactcgagaactaatcaagcaaatggaacaaaatttggcacgtgggtgtttttggagacaaaaattttttctaggatgaactgggacccctcctcactttaggagggggggctcctatacaaatgaaatacaaatttcctcataactcgagaactaatcaagcaaatggaaccaaatttggcatgtggaggtttctggaggcaaaaatattttctatggtgaattgggacccctcccaactttaagagggggtgcttctacacaaatgaaatacaaatttccacataattcgagaactaatcaagcaaatggaaccatatttggcatgtgggtgtttttggaggcaaccattttttctatgatgaattaggaccccttacctttttaaaagggggggctctcatacaaacgaaatacaaatttccttataactctagaactaatcaagcaaatggaaccaaatttatcatgtgggtgtttttgtaggcaagaatattttctatgctatattttctatgaatttccccactttaagaggggggggctcctatataaatgaaaaacaaatttcctcataactcgagaactaatcaagcaaatggaaccaaatttgacatgcaagtggttttggacgcaagatttttttctatggtgaattgagacccctctcttctttataaagtgagttatggcccatctcccctttaagagggtgggcttccatacaaatgaaatgcaaatttcctcttatctcgagaactaatcaatcaaatggaaccaaatttggcatgtgggagttttagatggcagaaattttttctatggtgaattacgaccccttccccttttaagaggggagctcccatacaaatgaaatacaaatttccttataacttgagaactaatcaagcaaatggtaccaaatttggcatgtgggagattttggagtcttgaatttattttacgatagttagagacctctcacccctgtggtagggggatagggactctcatacaaataaaacagatatttttgcgaaactcaaaaactaatcaaactcgagaaattcgagactcttccataaaacattggtcaatacaagaccataaaaactatctatagtaacactagatcattcaggacgagacggtcgcaagtgttgccggtgacccgccgtcggaagcgccgcccactggggggcttgcaaaactcgagattgtgacaaagatcatccgagattcatgatttatgtacaacacaggttaatttgtggcaatacgaagtttgtcgggtcagctagtatatcatAAGAGTGATATTGtttgaagtcaaaaaaagtttcCCGATTGTCTGGAGATTACGTAGATTATAGAAGTGTCACATGCTGAGTGTACACATGCTAAGTGCTAAGTGTATATCTTTCTAGGGGTTACAGAGCATCAAGAAagaatcaagaaaattcaactcaGAACATCCACCGTGGACCTACGCCACGAAAAAAGGACATGGGgggctgacaaagggagtagaaacattcaaatgaagaaaagggtTTTATTTCTTGGATTATGAGTAGCTACAAGTAGCTGAGAGACATGCGATCATGCCCTGGGAGAAACGCCGCAGGAGGACAGAGACCATGTTGAATTAAAACAACCGTTTCGAGCTGTAAGCAGACGTAAACTAAAACACTTTTTTGCAGTAGCTGCAGTAGCTTGCACTACTATTAAAATAACTCTATTTATTCTATAATTTCTTGACGAACAGTTTTATTGCTTGTTATTTCAACGATAGCTCAGCGAATGAAAATTTTATGGAAAACTAAGAAGTCATGGCTGGTTATAATTTCCTAGGTTTTTGGAAACACTTTTGTCTTGAGACGGCCAAGATATTGACTTGTAGTAATATGACCTTTGTAATCGGTCTCACGTAGATAGATCGACAAGTACGCATTGCAACCacccggacgaaccaaaaagattcgcacagattctctgggattcctcgcaATAGAATCGTGTATAGAAATTCTACATAAGATTTGTACAGAATGCCTTATAGAGCCAGGATTGTTGTATGAGAATCGAAAAGGCGAGCCCACAGGatacctataactcggtaaGGGAATCCCCTTTACAATGAAATAGGAATTCTCGGGATTTTGAAACAGGAATCCAGTATGTGTTAGTAAGGGCAGCCTTACTTTTCCATCAGGATCCTTAAAAACTTTTTCGATTATTCATTTTGGCCAACAACCGCGATGCCTTTGTTCGTCGATTACCATTATTAGATCGCCAACAGTTACTCCCAGTATTTCCGATAGTCCTGCCATTTTTGTAATTCAAGCCGATAAGTTTCTTCACAATAAAAATATAGTAGGGGTCAATAGTTCAAGATCATGCAGGTCGTTTGACACGTGTGTTAGAGGTCGATTATTTAGACATATAACGTCGTTCGGAGAACCAAATCTTTTAGTATTATGTGTAGTCTCATCTTTACGCATCGTTCCAATCGTTCCCAACACCCTCCATAATACGGCACACCAGGAGGTATAAGgtaacaggggggcccaacgggcacgatggctcgaccaggtcgaaagcgatttgcgacttctgagacgacgaggaaattggcgacgagtggcccaagaccgagttgaatggagacgagtgcttgaaacagcacgagccaccccggctctatgctgctgaagaagaagaaggaggtATAAAACACCATTCGACTCCCCTAACGCTCATTGTGACGGCGAATAACCCCCAGATGTTTGGCAGTGTAGACTACGCGCTGATCATTTATTTTTCACCGGGCTTATTTGACGTGTGTCACAGTGACGGATCAAATCAAAGACGAAAACAAACATTGGCTAgttaaaatctaaaagtcaCGCTCACGTTCCTACAAGTATAAAAGTGAATttatattgaatttcatatttaaaAGTAAATTTCTTAGTCTGTGAGACAAAATTAATTTGCTAATTAAAACCTACTTAGCTGAATTACTATTTACAGTTAAAAGTGCGTAAAATGATAATTTGTTAACTAATAAAAGGCTAATGAAGTAACTCTAAAAATTCTAGTTGGAAAACGTTAACCTTAACCAGTGCTTAAACTACAGGGAAGAATTTCTTTGGTGTaaaattgtactgaaaatttgtaagtttagataattatatgaaatAATGTtactaaaattaataaataacttACAGCTAAAGCTGAACCCATCGAATCTTTGCGTTTTGCTAAGGAAACAGTGCCAACAATTCTTTAGAAATTTTCATCGAGAGATCCCCTGAAAATGAGCCGGATGGGTGACGACAATCTGCAATCCGCTTGCGCAGTCTGCGATCGACCGGACGATGATGAGGACATGGTGGCATGTGACTCCTGCGGTTCGTGGTATCACTTTAGTTGTGCGAACGTAGACGAAAGTGTAGCGGATCAGTCGTGGAATTGTACTTCGTGTGGCAACGCAGGTCGCACGCAGTCGCAGAAAGCAGGTCCAAAAACGTTGACTGTACCATCCAACACAGGGAAGTCTTCGAAGACATCGGATGTAAACAAATCCAACACCGGGAAGAAGTCGACAGTCAAGGGGTCTGTAAGTGTTGCTTCTAGTGTTAAGGATAAAGCGATTCAGATAGAATTGAAAATGCTAGAAGAGCAAGAGCGAATTAAAGAGCAAGAGTTGATAGAGGAAAAGGAGATTAGGCAAAGAAAGCTACAGCTAGAAAGACAAATGAAAGAGCGTGAGTTAGCATTAGAAGCCAAAAGGTTGGCTGAGGAAAAGGCGTTCGAAGAGAAACAGCTCGCGGATGAGGAAAAGTTTCGTAAAGCTCAGTCAAAAATGAGACAGCAGTCTCTCGAAAAAATGAATAGTCTTGTCCGGCAACTGTCGCAGCGCGGTAGTGATACTTCGAGCGTTTGTCAAAGTGAGACGGCGAAGTCCGTGGAAAAGGTGAACTTGTGGTTGCAGCAATCAGATAAGCAAACAGGTGGAGAGAATAAGAAACCAGTTGACAATGTCTTGGAACGCAATTCCGGTAAACTGGTCAACAATGATGCACCCCGTCCCAAACGCGATCATATTCGTAGAAGTATCCAGAAGCAGAAGGAGCCCGGGAGAAGTGAGGACAATGACTGCCAGTATTCCAGTGCACGAGCGGAGATGCCACCGACCAATCGTCAGTTAGCAGCGCGTCAAGTGATGGGGAAAGATCTGCCGGTATTTTCTGGGAATCCAGAGGAGTGGCCTATCTGGATCAGTAACTTTGAACGGTCTACGGTTACGTGTGGGTTTTCtcaggatgaaaatttaatcCGGTTGCAGCGTTGCCTGAAAGGTCCAGCGTTGGAAATGGTGCGTAGTAGGCTTCTTTGTCCAACCAGCGTGCCGTATGTCATCAAAATATTGCAGTTACGATATGGTCGGCCAGAAACGTTGATCAAAACGCTAATTGAAAGGATTCATTGTCTTCCTCCACTAAACACGGAAAGTTTGGAGAGTATAGTGGACTTTGGTATGGCGGTTGATAATCTAGTGGAACATTTGAAGACTGCCAAGCAGCAATCGCACTTGATGAACCCGTCACTACTTCATGAGCTAGTAGGGAAACTTCCTGTAGATTACAAGATGAAGTGGTCGGAATATAAAAGTTCCTTTGCCGAGGTTAATCTTGGAACGTTTGGAGCGTTCACGTCTTCGTTGGTGAAGTTGGCGTTCGAGGTGATGGACGACACCCCCGCAGGAAAGACATCCAAGGAAACGTACCCCAAGCCCAAAGACCGAGGGTTTGTGCAAGCTCATTCGGAGCAACCTTCGGCTGGGCCATCATCGGCAAATAAGTTCTGTATCTTTTGCCAAATAGAGGGACACAGGGTTGCGGATTGCTACAAGTTCCAGGCCTTAAACGTAGACGAGCGGTGCGAGGTTGTCGGTCAAAACTCGCTGTGTTGGACGTGTCTCAATCAACACGGGAATTGGCCGTGCAAGACCTGGCAAGGTTGTGGGATTGAAGGATGCCGTCTACGTCACCACAAATTGTTACATGCGACAACACCATCCGTAAACAGAGCAGTCTCTACGAGCCATACTGGCCAGCAGACTACTGGTGCTCCTCTTTTCCGGATTCTTCCAGTAACTTTGTACGGGGAACGGTGTCAAGTTGAAGTATATGCGTTTGTGGATGAAGGTTCACAAGTAACATTGCTGGATGAAGCAGTTGCTGTAAAAATGGGGATCAGTGGACCGGTTGAAACGTTAAATCTACAATGGACTGGAAATGTCACTCGGAATGAAACGAACTCTAAACGAATACGAATGGAGATTTCGGGAAGCGGATCAACCAAACGTTATACGCAGTTCAACGTTCGTACTGTAGCCAGCCTTAACTTGCCGATGCAGTCATTGCGATACCACGAATTGGCAACTAATCACCCTCATTTGCGAGGTTTGCCAATCGACGACTACGGAGATGTTACTCCAAAGCTGCTGATTGGTCTTGACAACCTGAAGCTCACGATACCGTTAACGATTCGGCAAGGAGGTTGGGACCAACCAGTTGCTGCTAAGTGTAGACTCGGCTGGAGTATCTACGGCTGCGTACAGCCGGTATCGGAATCA harbors:
- the LOC128741329 gene encoding ethanolaminephosphotransferase 1 isoform X1, whose amino-acid sequence is MIGIKYLNEAHLKGFEKYKYNCVDTSVLSVYVMHPFWNWLVQYCPRWIAPNLLTFTGFLLTVVNFFLIGYYDFGFTAATLERNPIPDWVWILAAINLFVAYTLDGIDGKQARRTGTSGPLGELFDHGLDSYSTLLIPVYVFSLFGLKDLPPIRMHFVMLNAYLNFYLSHAEKYVTGVMFLPWGYDFVMWGVSLTLAITGIFGADIWQNTVFGIKPCLIFEITLYVSGLVTSHPIIIYNVYKSYQNKTGKMRPFMEAIRPLIPLFGLFVISTLWALFSRNSIVSLEPRMFIVLSGTTFSNINCRLIVAQMTDTRTDAWNAMLNLMALATLVCIFPYEVFGISNLWVVYERNILYALAFVVTVGHLHYGQGVVREMCSHFRIKCFKVRPGRVDRTNLNDRNPNNNNVDSGRISRPKLA
- the LOC128741329 gene encoding ethanolaminephosphotransferase 1 isoform X2, which gives rise to MIGIKYLNEAHLKGFEKYKYNCVDTSVLSVYVMHPFWNWLVQYCPRWIAPNLLTFTGFLLTVVNFFLIGYYDFGFTAATLERNPIPDWVWILAAINLFVAYTLDGIDGKQARRTGTSGPLGELFDHGLDSYSTLLIPVYVFSLFGLKDLPPIRMHFVMLNAYLNFYLSHAEKYVTGVMFLPWGYDFVMWGVSLTLAITGIFGADIWQNTVFGIKPCLIFEITLYVSGLVTSHPIIIYNVYKSYQNKTGKMRPFMEAIRPLIPLFGLFVISTLWALFSRNSIVSLEPRMFIVLSGTTFSNINCRLIVAQMTDTRTDAWNAMLNLMALATLVCIFPYEVFGISNLWVVYERNILYALAFVVTVGHLHYGQGVVREMCSHFRIKCFKITKPAPITNGNSNDGMVEIDL